Proteins encoded in a region of the Streptomyces sp. PCS3-D2 genome:
- a CDS encoding HAD domain-containing protein → MKPLLLIDVDGPLNPYAARAQRRPAGYSTHRMRPTGWSEKERAKPLRVWLNHGHGPELIALARAYELVWATTWKDEANDWIGPLLGLPRLPFVDWPVMHGRAPAGTFWKTQYILEYAGERPFAWIDDDITAMDREWVDRHHPARTLLMRVDEQIGLVREDFDALANWAA, encoded by the coding sequence ATGAAGCCACTGCTGCTGATCGACGTGGACGGCCCCCTGAACCCCTACGCGGCCCGGGCCCAGCGCCGCCCCGCGGGGTACTCCACCCACCGGATGCGGCCGACGGGCTGGTCCGAGAAGGAACGCGCGAAGCCGCTGCGGGTCTGGCTGAACCACGGCCACGGCCCGGAGCTGATCGCGCTCGCGAGAGCGTACGAGCTGGTCTGGGCGACCACCTGGAAGGACGAGGCCAACGACTGGATAGGCCCTCTTCTGGGCCTGCCCCGGCTTCCGTTCGTCGACTGGCCGGTGATGCACGGCCGGGCGCCGGCCGGCACCTTCTGGAAGACCCAGTACATCCTGGAGTATGCGGGCGAGCGGCCTTTCGCCTGGATCGACGACGACATCACGGCGATGGACCGCGAGTGGGTCGACCGCCACCACCCGGCGCGGACCCTGCTGATGCGCGTCGACGAGCAGATCGGCCTGGTGCGGGAGGACTTCGACGCCCTGGCGAACTGGGCCGCGTGA
- a CDS encoding MetQ/NlpA family ABC transporter substrate-binding protein — MRKNTKLTALAATATALTLGLTACGSSSDPSSAKADGGTADESKPLVIAASPSPHADILDFVKDKLAAKEGLTLEVKEFTDYVLPNTATEQGQVDGNYFQHKPYLDDFNKKNGTHVVPVVNVHLEPLGLYSKKVKALSDIKAGQTIAVPNDTTNEGRALQLLAANNLITLKEGVGTSAKLSDITDKKGLEFKELEAATVPRALGDVDAAVINGNYALEADLAPAKDALVLEKAEGNPYANFLAVKDGNQGDPRIQKLAKLLNSDDVKKFIEEKYQGSVVPAFGTPAS, encoded by the coding sequence GTGCGTAAGAACACCAAGCTCACCGCCCTCGCCGCCACCGCCACCGCGCTGACCCTCGGCCTCACCGCCTGCGGCAGCTCCTCGGACCCGTCCTCCGCCAAGGCCGACGGCGGCACGGCGGACGAGAGCAAGCCGCTTGTCATCGCGGCCTCCCCCAGCCCCCACGCCGACATCCTCGACTTCGTCAAGGACAAGCTCGCGGCGAAGGAAGGCCTCACGCTGGAGGTCAAGGAGTTCACCGACTACGTCCTGCCCAACACCGCCACCGAGCAGGGCCAGGTCGACGGCAACTACTTCCAGCACAAGCCGTACCTCGACGACTTCAACAAGAAGAACGGCACCCACGTCGTCCCCGTCGTGAACGTGCACCTGGAACCCCTCGGCCTCTACTCCAAGAAGGTCAAGGCGCTCTCCGACATCAAGGCCGGCCAGACCATCGCCGTGCCCAACGACACCACCAACGAAGGGCGCGCGCTCCAGCTGCTGGCCGCGAACAACCTGATCACCCTCAAGGAGGGGGTCGGCACCAGCGCCAAGCTGTCCGACATCACCGACAAGAAGGGCCTGGAGTTCAAGGAGCTGGAGGCCGCCACGGTCCCGCGCGCCCTGGGCGACGTCGATGCCGCGGTCATCAACGGCAACTACGCCCTCGAGGCCGACCTGGCGCCCGCCAAGGACGCACTCGTCCTGGAGAAGGCCGAGGGCAACCCGTACGCCAACTTCCTCGCGGTCAAGGACGGCAACCAGGGCGACCCGCGGATCCAGAAGCTCGCCAAGCTCCTGAACTCCGACGACGTCAAGAAGTTCATCGAGGAGAAGTACCAGGGCTCGGTCGTCCCGGCCTTCGGCACCCCCGCCTCCTGA
- a CDS encoding RNA polymerase sigma factor has translation MDLLKDPDLVTGLGPLLSAEAAAEAPAAGVDAADLEQAVWVRLLESGRRAPDPEDPAEPARWLRRAVRAEARLARRRASREIPYGHRSHSADDGPQPRAASGSAPEDALLHGEENRVLRSAVARLPGRCPELMRALLSPRDLTYREIAGELGISQGSLGPVRSRCLGCLRRMLAAEVAAPGLRGRER, from the coding sequence ATGGACCTGCTGAAGGACCCCGACCTCGTGACCGGGCTGGGCCCGCTGCTCTCCGCGGAGGCTGCGGCCGAGGCCCCGGCCGCCGGAGTGGACGCGGCCGACCTCGAACAAGCCGTCTGGGTCAGGCTGCTGGAGAGCGGCCGCCGCGCGCCCGATCCCGAAGACCCCGCCGAACCGGCCCGCTGGCTGCGCCGGGCGGTACGGGCGGAGGCCAGGCTGGCCCGCCGCCGGGCCAGCCGCGAGATCCCCTACGGCCACCGCAGCCACTCCGCGGACGACGGTCCGCAGCCCCGTGCCGCCAGTGGGAGCGCACCCGAAGACGCCCTGCTGCACGGCGAGGAGAACCGCGTCCTGCGGTCGGCCGTCGCCCGGTTGCCCGGACGCTGTCCCGAGCTGATGAGGGCACTTCTTTCGCCCAGGGACCTCACATACCGTGAAATCGCAGGAGAGTTGGGTATCTCACAAGGAAGTTTAGGGCCCGTGCGTTCCCGTTGCCTGGGATGTCTGCGCAGAATGCTCGCGGCAGAGGTTGCGGCTCCTGGCCTTCGGGGAAGGGAGCGGTAG
- a CDS encoding TetR/AcrR family transcriptional regulator yields the protein MAMDRDQVLRDAAALLSRKSTATMDEVARAAGIGRATLHRHFAGRDALVRALEDLGIREFEVAFDNARLDEGTAVEALRRLVAEAEPNAELLAFLVTENQLFEGDEVNEGWARLDARVTALFRRGQEEGDIRIDLSPAWLTEALYGLIGSCAWAVMDGRVAAKDFQYMITELLLGGARRSVEK from the coding sequence ATGGCCATGGATCGTGACCAGGTGCTCCGCGATGCGGCCGCCCTGCTCTCCCGCAAATCGACCGCCACGATGGACGAGGTCGCCCGCGCCGCCGGAATCGGGCGCGCCACCCTCCACCGGCACTTCGCCGGACGTGACGCCCTCGTACGCGCCCTCGAAGATCTCGGCATCCGGGAGTTCGAAGTGGCGTTCGACAACGCCCGCCTCGACGAGGGCACCGCGGTGGAGGCGCTCCGGCGCCTCGTCGCCGAGGCCGAGCCCAACGCCGAGCTGCTGGCCTTCCTCGTCACCGAGAACCAGCTGTTCGAGGGCGACGAGGTCAACGAGGGCTGGGCCCGGCTCGACGCCCGGGTCACCGCCCTGTTCCGGCGCGGCCAGGAAGAGGGCGACATCCGCATCGACCTGAGCCCCGCCTGGCTCACCGAGGCCCTCTACGGCCTCATCGGCAGCTGCGCCTGGGCCGTCATGGACGGCCGGGTCGCCGCGAAGGACTTCCAGTACATGATCACCGAGCTGCTGCTCGGTGGCGCCCGACGGAGTGTGGAGAAATGA
- a CDS encoding MFS transporter yields MSRTEQLARRTGVEERSRGRWLALSVLVLAVLLVAVDATVLGLATPSLSEDLKPSGTQLLWIGDIYSFVIAGLLVSMGSLGDRIGRKKLLLAGATAFGAVSVLNAYATSPEMMIVARALLGVAGATLMPSTLALIRNIFTDPRERSLAIGIWGATASAGAAIGPVVGGALLQHFWWGSVFLINLPVMIALVLVGIKLLPESRNPVAGPWDLLSVGLSLVGVIGVVYAVKEAATHGMTWEVAVAAILGAGALYAFVRRQFTLPSPLLDMRLFRHRGFSGAVLADLLTVFGLSGLVFFLSQFLQLVQDRGPLEAGLAELPAAIGAVVTGLVAGRYARRYSVRSVVTGGLAAIGAALAVLTMIHKESGYPLLGAALLVVGLGAGFSFTVTADVILSSVPKEQAGSASAVSETAYELGAALGIALLGSIVTGVYQGFTAPASVSGPVADAAHESLGGAVEAAGALDPQTAAHMVGAAQDAFVDGLRLASGAGAAVLLATAVAAWFLLRGQRLQESVEH; encoded by the coding sequence ATGAGTCGTACCGAACAGCTGGCGCGTCGGACGGGGGTGGAGGAAAGGAGCCGCGGACGCTGGCTCGCGCTCTCCGTGCTCGTCCTGGCCGTGCTGCTCGTCGCGGTCGACGCCACGGTCCTCGGCCTGGCCACGCCCTCACTCAGCGAAGACCTCAAGCCCTCCGGCACCCAGCTGCTGTGGATCGGCGACATCTACTCCTTCGTCATCGCCGGACTCCTGGTGTCCATGGGCTCCCTCGGGGACCGCATAGGCCGCAAGAAGCTGCTCCTCGCCGGCGCCACCGCCTTCGGCGCCGTCTCGGTCCTGAACGCCTACGCCACCAGTCCCGAGATGATGATCGTCGCCCGCGCCCTGCTCGGCGTGGCCGGTGCCACCCTGATGCCGTCCACCCTCGCGCTGATCCGCAACATCTTCACCGACCCGCGGGAGCGCAGTCTCGCCATCGGCATCTGGGGCGCCACCGCCTCGGCCGGAGCGGCCATCGGCCCGGTCGTCGGCGGAGCCCTCCTCCAGCACTTCTGGTGGGGCTCGGTCTTCCTCATCAACCTCCCCGTGATGATCGCCCTGGTCCTCGTCGGGATCAAGCTGCTTCCCGAGTCCCGGAACCCGGTCGCCGGCCCCTGGGACCTGCTCAGCGTCGGCCTGTCCCTCGTCGGCGTCATCGGCGTGGTCTACGCCGTCAAGGAAGCCGCCACGCACGGCATGACCTGGGAGGTCGCGGTCGCCGCGATCCTCGGCGCCGGCGCCCTCTACGCTTTCGTCCGCCGCCAGTTCACCCTGCCGTCCCCGCTCCTCGACATGCGGCTCTTCCGGCACCGCGGCTTCTCCGGCGCCGTCCTCGCCGACCTGCTCACCGTCTTCGGCCTGTCCGGACTGGTCTTCTTCCTCTCCCAGTTCCTCCAGCTCGTCCAGGACCGCGGCCCGCTCGAGGCAGGCCTGGCCGAACTGCCCGCCGCCATCGGCGCGGTGGTCACCGGGCTGGTCGCGGGCCGGTACGCCCGCAGGTACTCGGTGCGCTCCGTGGTGACCGGCGGCCTCGCCGCCATCGGCGCCGCACTGGCCGTCCTGACCATGATTCACAAGGAGAGCGGATACCCGCTGCTCGGCGCGGCCCTGCTCGTCGTCGGCCTCGGCGCCGGCTTCTCCTTCACCGTCACCGCCGACGTGATCCTCTCCAGCGTGCCCAAGGAGCAGGCCGGATCGGCCTCCGCCGTCTCCGAGACGGCGTACGAGCTGGGTGCCGCCCTCGGTATCGCCCTGCTCGGCTCCATCGTCACCGGCGTCTACCAGGGCTTCACCGCCCCGGCCTCCGTCAGCGGACCCGTCGCCGACGCCGCGCACGAGTCCCTCGGCGGGGCCGTCGAGGCTGCCGGGGCACTGGACCCGCAGACCGCCGCCCACATGGTCGGAGCCGCCCAGGACGCCTTTGTCGACGGCCTGAGGCTGGCCTCCGGAGCCGGCGCGGCCGTCCTGCTGGCCACCGCCGTGGCCGCCTGGTTCCTGCTCAGGGGCCAGCGGCTCCAGGAGAGCGTCGAGCACTGA
- a CDS encoding glycerophosphodiester phosphodiesterase, whose product MTQGGAARRTVLGAAVLAAGAGITPLAAGPASASAVGGGHGAQGYRGLPYPAVIGHRGASGYRPEHTLGSYQLALDLGADIVEQDLVPTRDGHLVCRHENEIGGTTDVADHPEFASRRTTKSVDGVSVTGWFTEDFTLAELKTLRAKERIPALRQRNTLYDGQWAVPTFEEVLRWADREGRRRGEPVWLHVETKHPSYFRGLGLGLEEPLARLLRRYGRDGRNAAVFLQSFEPSSIQRLSRLVSAPRVVLLSGAGTRPWDFERAGDPRTVADLVKPEGLRWIAGFAQGIGPTMDLILPRDAAGRLGAPTTLVRDAHARGLLLHPYTARNENSFLPAEYRRGTDPAAYGDALGVFRTYFEQGIDGIFTDNPDTGLLAAEAFRPGRRPVNG is encoded by the coding sequence ATGACACAGGGTGGGGCAGCGCGGCGCACGGTCCTGGGGGCGGCGGTCCTGGCGGCGGGGGCGGGGATCACCCCTCTCGCGGCGGGACCGGCCTCCGCGTCCGCCGTGGGCGGCGGGCACGGCGCCCAGGGCTACCGGGGCCTGCCGTACCCGGCGGTCATCGGCCACCGCGGCGCCAGCGGCTACCGGCCCGAGCACACGCTCGGCTCCTACCAGCTGGCCCTCGACCTCGGGGCGGACATCGTGGAGCAGGACCTGGTCCCGACCCGCGACGGCCACCTGGTGTGCCGCCACGAGAACGAGATCGGCGGGACCACCGACGTCGCAGACCACCCCGAGTTCGCCTCCCGGCGCACCACCAAGTCCGTCGACGGGGTTTCGGTCACCGGCTGGTTCACCGAGGACTTCACCCTCGCCGAGCTGAAGACCCTGCGCGCCAAGGAGCGCATCCCCGCCCTCCGCCAGCGCAACACGCTCTACGACGGCCAGTGGGCCGTCCCCACCTTCGAAGAGGTGCTCCGCTGGGCCGACCGCGAGGGCCGGCGGCGCGGCGAGCCGGTCTGGCTGCACGTCGAGACCAAGCACCCCAGCTATTTCCGTGGCCTGGGCCTCGGCCTGGAGGAGCCCCTCGCCCGACTGCTGCGTCGGTACGGGCGCGACGGCCGGAACGCCGCCGTCTTCCTCCAGTCCTTCGAGCCCTCCAGCATCCAGCGGCTGTCCCGGCTGGTCTCCGCACCCCGCGTGGTACTGCTCTCCGGTGCGGGTACCCGCCCCTGGGACTTCGAACGGGCGGGGGACCCGCGCACGGTCGCCGACCTGGTCAAGCCCGAGGGCCTCCGGTGGATCGCCGGGTTCGCCCAGGGCATCGGCCCCACCATGGACCTGATCCTCCCGCGCGACGCGGCCGGCCGCCTCGGCGCTCCGACCACCCTGGTCAGGGACGCCCACGCCCGGGGGCTGCTGCTGCACCCCTACACCGCGCGCAACGAGAACAGCTTCCTGCCGGCCGAGTACCGCAGGGGTACGGATCCGGCCGCCTACGGCGATGCCCTCGGGGTCTTCCGCACCTACTTCGAGCAGGGCATCGACGGCATTTTCACCGACAACCCGGACACCGGGCTGCTCGCTGCCGAGGCCTTCCGGCCGGGCCGGCGCCCCGTCAACGGCTGA
- a CDS encoding methionine ABC transporter permease, protein MTWSEMQPLLTQGTYDTLYMVLWSTLVTVVGGLPIGILLVLTDKGGLLQNQPLNKVLGVIVNIGRSLPFIILLIFLIPVTTAVVGTFIGPTAMIVPLAVGAIPFFARLVETSVREVDHGLVEAVESMGGGIPTLVGKVLLPQALPSLVAGVTTTVITLVGYSAMAGAVGGEGLGSKAITYGFQRFETGFMVATVVVLVALVTVVQLIGDGAVRLLARRGRTA, encoded by the coding sequence GTGACCTGGTCCGAGATGCAGCCCCTGCTCACCCAGGGCACCTACGACACCCTCTACATGGTCCTGTGGTCCACCCTGGTCACCGTGGTCGGCGGACTGCCCATCGGCATCCTGCTCGTCCTGACCGACAAGGGCGGCCTGCTGCAGAACCAGCCGCTCAACAAGGTCCTCGGCGTGATCGTGAACATCGGCCGCTCGCTGCCGTTCATCATCCTGCTGATCTTCCTGATCCCGGTCACCACCGCCGTCGTCGGCACCTTCATCGGCCCCACCGCCATGATCGTCCCGCTCGCCGTCGGTGCGATCCCCTTCTTCGCCCGGCTCGTCGAGACCTCCGTCCGCGAGGTGGACCACGGCCTCGTCGAAGCCGTCGAGTCCATGGGCGGCGGCATCCCCACCCTGGTCGGCAAGGTGCTCCTGCCGCAGGCCCTGCCCTCCCTGGTCGCCGGCGTCACCACCACCGTCATCACCCTCGTCGGCTACTCCGCCATGGCGGGCGCCGTCGGCGGTGAAGGACTCGGCTCCAAGGCCATCACGTACGGCTTCCAACGCTTCGAGACCGGCTTCATGGTCGCCACGGTCGTGGTCCTCGTCGCCCTCGTCACCGTGGTCCAGCTGATCGGCGACGGCGCCGTCCGCCTCCTGGCCCGCCGCGGCCGGACGGCCTGA
- a CDS encoding 1-acyl-sn-glycerol-3-phosphate acyltransferase translates to MRTMFRTRVEGVENIPGSGPVILAGNHLTFIDSMILPLVCDRTVHFIGKDEYVTGKGVKGRLMAWFFTGAGMIPVDRDGANGGVAALMTGRRILEEGKIFGIYPEGTRSPDGRLYRGRTGIARLTLMTGAPVVPFAMIGTDKLQPGGAGMPRPGRVTVRFGKPMEFSRYEGMDRDRYVLRAVTDSVMAEVMRLSGQEYVDMYATKAKAA, encoded by the coding sequence ATGCGCACGATGTTCCGCACCCGCGTGGAGGGCGTCGAGAACATCCCCGGCTCCGGACCGGTGATTCTGGCGGGCAACCACCTCACCTTCATCGACTCCATGATCCTGCCCCTGGTGTGCGACCGCACGGTCCACTTCATCGGCAAGGACGAGTACGTGACCGGCAAGGGCGTCAAGGGCCGGCTCATGGCGTGGTTCTTCACCGGCGCCGGGATGATCCCCGTCGACCGGGACGGCGCCAACGGCGGCGTGGCGGCCCTGATGACCGGCCGCAGGATCCTCGAAGAGGGCAAGATCTTCGGCATCTACCCCGAGGGCACCCGCTCCCCCGACGGCCGGCTCTACCGGGGCCGCACCGGCATCGCCCGCCTCACCCTGATGACCGGCGCCCCCGTGGTGCCGTTCGCGATGATCGGCACGGACAAGCTGCAGCCCGGCGGCGCCGGGATGCCACGCCCGGGCCGGGTGACCGTCCGCTTCGGCAAGCCGATGGAGTTCTCCCGCTACGAGGGCATGGACCGCGACCGGTACGTGCTGCGTGCGGTGACGGACTCGGTGATGGCCGAGGTCATGCGGCTCTCCGGCCAGGAGTACGTCGACATGTACGCCACCAAGGCGAAGGCCGCCTGA
- the cbiE gene encoding precorrin-6y C5,15-methyltransferase (decarboxylating) subunit CbiE — protein MADRVTVIGWDGSPLTSAARSALSAATLVAGAAHHLALPEVPPTAERIRLGSLGLAARRIAGHRGTAVVLADGDPGFFGVVRTLRAPEHGLEVEVVPAVSSVAAAFARAGMPWDDAQVVVAHPRTLRRAVNVCRAHPKVAVLTSPGAGPAELALLLDGVHRTFVVCEELGTDREQVSVLTSDKAADHSWRDPNVVIVIGGAVQASAGDPAWLLGQGPAHSGERGWARPQAGAGEGESALLHAAQLARLGPRTGDLVWDIGTGSGGVAVDAAALGAAVIAVDADPAARERVTAAARNRGVQLQFVAGRAPHVLENLPEPDVVRVGGGGAEVVAAVADRRPERIVSHAFTRDDAEAIGRTLAEHGYEVECALLQAVGLDPRTWVEQDRSVVFLLAAQRPVTR, from the coding sequence ATGGCCGACCGGGTCACGGTGATCGGCTGGGACGGATCCCCCCTGACCTCGGCCGCCCGGTCCGCGCTGTCCGCCGCAACCCTCGTGGCCGGAGCCGCCCACCACCTCGCGCTCCCCGAAGTCCCGCCCACCGCCGAGCGCATCCGCCTCGGCAGCCTGGGCCTGGCCGCCCGCCGCATCGCCGGCCACCGCGGCACCGCGGTGGTCCTCGCCGACGGTGACCCGGGCTTCTTCGGCGTCGTACGCACCCTGCGCGCCCCGGAGCACGGCCTGGAGGTCGAGGTCGTCCCCGCCGTCTCCTCCGTCGCGGCCGCCTTCGCCCGCGCCGGCATGCCCTGGGACGACGCCCAGGTCGTTGTCGCCCACCCCCGCACCCTGCGGCGGGCCGTCAACGTCTGTCGCGCCCACCCCAAGGTGGCCGTCCTCACCTCGCCCGGTGCCGGGCCCGCCGAACTCGCCCTGCTCCTCGACGGAGTCCACCGCACCTTCGTCGTCTGCGAGGAACTCGGCACGGACCGCGAGCAGGTGAGCGTCCTGACCTCCGACAAGGCCGCCGACCACAGCTGGCGCGACCCCAACGTCGTCATCGTCATCGGCGGCGCGGTACAGGCATCGGCCGGTGACCCGGCGTGGCTCCTCGGCCAAGGCCCCGCCCACTCCGGCGAACGCGGCTGGGCCCGCCCACAGGCCGGCGCGGGGGAGGGGGAGTCGGCCCTGCTGCACGCGGCGCAACTCGCCCGGCTCGGCCCGCGCACCGGCGACCTGGTCTGGGACATCGGCACCGGATCAGGCGGTGTGGCCGTGGACGCCGCCGCCCTCGGCGCCGCCGTCATCGCCGTCGACGCCGACCCCGCAGCCCGCGAGCGGGTGACCGCCGCGGCCCGCAACCGCGGAGTGCAACTGCAGTTCGTCGCCGGGCGGGCACCGCACGTCCTGGAGAACCTGCCCGAACCCGACGTCGTCCGGGTCGGCGGCGGAGGCGCCGAGGTCGTCGCGGCCGTCGCCGACCGGCGCCCCGAACGGATCGTCAGCCACGCCTTCACCCGCGACGACGCGGAGGCCATCGGCCGGACCCTCGCCGAACACGGTTACGAGGTCGAGTGCGCCCTCCTCCAGGCCGTCGGCCTGGACCCCCGCACGTGGGTCGAACAGGACCGTTCCGTGGTGTTCCTCCTGGCAGCCCAGCGCCCCGTGACCCGCTGA
- a CDS encoding methionine ABC transporter ATP-binding protein, translating to MITTSGLTKVYQSRGREVTALDGVDLHVREGEVYGVIGQSGAGKSSLIRCVNLLERPTTGTVHVDGVDLTALAGRGRRAGKELREARSRIGMVFQHFNLLSSRTVQANIELPLEILGVSGRERSRKALELLDLVGLGDKAKAYPAQLSGGQKQRVGIARALAGDPKVLLSDEATSALDPETTRSVLKLLRDLNQQLGLTVLLITHEMDVVKTVCDSAALMKKGRIVESGTVAELLATPGSELADELFPVTGTATGPDRTVVDVTFHGEAAAQPVISQLSRTYNIDISILGAAMDTVAGRLIGRMRIELPGRYEDNVVPVGFLREQGLQVDVVDDIDIDIDNELAELVKDGAQ from the coding sequence GTGATCACCACATCGGGCCTCACGAAGGTCTACCAGTCCCGTGGCCGCGAGGTCACCGCCCTGGACGGCGTCGACCTCCACGTCCGCGAGGGCGAGGTATACGGAGTCATCGGCCAGAGCGGCGCGGGCAAGTCCTCCCTGATCCGCTGCGTGAACCTGCTGGAGCGCCCCACCACCGGCACCGTGCACGTCGACGGGGTCGACCTCACGGCGCTCGCCGGCCGCGGCCGACGGGCCGGCAAGGAACTCCGCGAGGCCCGCAGCCGCATCGGCATGGTCTTCCAGCACTTCAACCTGCTGTCCTCGCGCACCGTCCAGGCCAACATCGAGCTGCCCCTGGAGATCCTCGGCGTCTCCGGCCGCGAGCGCTCCCGCAAGGCCCTCGAACTCCTCGACCTGGTCGGCCTCGGCGATAAGGCCAAGGCCTACCCCGCCCAGCTCTCCGGCGGCCAGAAGCAGCGCGTCGGCATCGCCCGCGCCCTGGCCGGCGACCCCAAGGTGCTGCTCTCCGACGAGGCCACCAGCGCCCTTGATCCCGAGACCACCCGCTCCGTCCTGAAGCTGCTGCGCGACCTCAACCAGCAGCTCGGCCTCACCGTACTGCTCATCACGCACGAGATGGACGTCGTCAAGACCGTCTGCGACTCGGCCGCGCTGATGAAGAAGGGCCGCATCGTCGAGTCCGGCACGGTCGCCGAGCTGCTCGCCACCCCCGGCTCCGAGCTCGCCGACGAGCTCTTCCCGGTCACCGGCACGGCCACCGGCCCCGACCGCACGGTCGTGGACGTCACCTTCCACGGCGAGGCCGCCGCCCAGCCGGTCATCTCGCAGCTCTCGCGTACGTACAACATCGACATCTCGATCCTCGGCGCCGCGATGGACACCGTCGCCGGCCGGCTGATCGGCCGCATGCGCATCGAACTGCCCGGCCGCTACGAGGACAACGTCGTGCCCGTCGGCTTCCTGCGCGAGCAGGGCCTCCAGGTCGACGTCGTCGACGACATCGACATCGACATCGACAACGAACTGGCCGAACTGGTCAAGGACGGTGCCCAGTGA
- a CDS encoding GNAT family N-acetyltransferase produces MTTTFPDVTISTERLVLRPFEEEDVTALAEMMNDENTIAWTSAPHPYTRADAHAWATRDSHAERAEGGGIVFAVTEFLTQRLVGIVHLRNTNWRTRATEVGYITAPWARGEGYAGESVLAVARWLFREQGFERLELRTAADNTASQQVAQKIGCISEGVLRNAWTVRTQTADGGWVDTRTDLIVWSLLPEDLDEDDDFDGYDGYESYDTYGGHGAHPGHTVPGQRSDAIGRPVGADRK; encoded by the coding sequence ATGACTACCACCTTCCCGGACGTCACCATCAGCACGGAACGGCTGGTGCTGCGCCCGTTCGAGGAGGAGGACGTCACCGCGCTCGCCGAGATGATGAACGACGAGAACACCATCGCCTGGACCTCCGCGCCGCACCCCTACACCCGGGCCGACGCGCACGCGTGGGCCACCCGCGACTCCCACGCCGAACGCGCCGAGGGCGGCGGCATCGTCTTCGCCGTCACCGAGTTCCTCACCCAGCGCCTCGTGGGCATCGTCCACCTCCGCAACACCAACTGGCGCACCCGCGCCACCGAGGTGGGGTACATCACCGCGCCCTGGGCCCGTGGCGAGGGCTACGCCGGCGAGTCGGTCCTGGCCGTCGCACGATGGCTGTTCCGCGAGCAGGGGTTCGAGCGCCTCGAACTGCGCACCGCCGCCGACAACACCGCCTCCCAGCAGGTCGCCCAGAAGATCGGCTGCATCAGCGAGGGGGTCCTGCGCAACGCCTGGACCGTGCGCACGCAGACGGCAGACGGCGGCTGGGTCGACACCCGCACCGACCTCATCGTGTGGAGCCTCCTGCCCGAGGACCTCGACGAGGACGACGACTTCGACGGGTACGACGGGTACGAGAGCTACGACACCTACGGCGGCCACGGCGCACACCCGGGCCACACGGTCCCCGGACAGCGGTCCGACGCGATCGGCCGGCCGGTCGGCGCCGACCGGAAGTGA
- a CDS encoding GNAT family N-acetyltransferase, with protein MGMSVTISAAVAEDAEQIFKLQYLAFQREAELYGNYLIQPLTQSLDSLKGELAKDTVLVARLGDEVVGTVRGSVDEEGTAKIAKLCVHPRLQGHGLGARLLRAVEEALASPGTATRFRLHTGHKSESNLRLYRKAGYVKVGGRTASDGVQLVILEKDAKAPTDFAVSA; from the coding sequence ATGGGCATGAGCGTGACCATTTCGGCGGCGGTCGCCGAGGACGCCGAGCAGATCTTCAAACTGCAGTACCTGGCTTTCCAGCGCGAGGCAGAGCTGTACGGCAACTACCTCATCCAGCCGCTCACCCAGTCCCTGGACTCCCTGAAGGGGGAGCTCGCGAAGGACACCGTCCTCGTGGCCCGGCTCGGCGACGAGGTCGTCGGCACCGTGCGCGGCAGTGTGGACGAGGAGGGCACCGCGAAGATCGCCAAACTCTGCGTCCACCCGCGCCTGCAGGGCCACGGGCTCGGCGCGCGCCTGCTGCGCGCTGTGGAGGAGGCCCTCGCGAGCCCCGGCACCGCGACCCGCTTCCGCCTGCACACCGGTCACAAGAGCGAGTCCAACCTGCGCCTCTACCGCAAGGCCGGCTATGTGAAGGTCGGCGGGCGCACGGCGTCCGACGGCGTGCAGTTGGTGATCCTGGAGAAGGACGCCAAGGCCCCCACCGACTTCGCGGTCAGCGCCTGA